The genomic interval CCCACTGACGGGCGTTCCAGAAAAGCCAGCGACCTCGCCTGCACTCACAGCAGGTGGAAGACCGCATACACCAGCAGGCCCACGAGCCCGGCACTGATCGTCAGAAACCGGATGGCCTGGTCGATACGGTACCGCATAACTTCCTGTTTTTTAATCACACATGGCAGAGCAAGGCGGGGCAAGGAATATACCGGGGTTCGCCATGAAATTTCACCGGTTCAAAAGGAAACAAAAGCGCTTTTATCTTGCGCTTCTGGCGCAGTGGTTACGTTTTGACTCATCCAGAGGTAACGTTAGATCCCAAATTACCCGCGACTTCTGTTATTTTCGTGCAAAGAAAAATCACTGGTGCTGGCCGCTTGCGCTGATCCTGCTGGTCCAGGTAGCCCGGGCACAGGTAGGCGACATCCCCCGCCCCTACCGGGCCTATCACGGGCTGGTGGTTTCGGCGCGTCCGGAGGCTTCCGAGGCCGGACTGGAGATGCTCCGACGCGGCGGCAATGCGATCGACGCAGCGGTTGCCACCGGCTTTGCATTGGCCGTGGTGCATCCGGTGGCCGGCAACATCGGAGGTGGCGGCTTCATGGTGATCCGCTTTGCCGACGGCCGCACCACCACGATCGATTTCCGCGAGACGGCTCCCCGGGCGGCCACCCGCGACATGTTTCTGGACGAAAACGGGCAGTTCGTGCCCGAACGCAGCCAGCAGGGCTACCTGGCCTCCGGCGTGCCCGGCTCGGTGGCCGGATTGCTCATGGCCCATGAGAAATACGGCCGCCTTTCCCGCACTGAGGTGCTGGAACCGGCCATCCGCCTGGCCGAAGAAGGCTTCCGCCTCACCCGCGAACAGGCCGCCCGCTTCAACGCCTTCCGCGAAGCCTTTTCACGCTATCCCTCTACCCGGAAATATTTCGTAAAAGACACACCCTTCCGGGAGGGCGAGTTGTTCGTGCAGAAGGACCTGGCCCGCACGCTCCGACGCATTCAGCAGTACGGGGCCGACGATTTCTACCGGGGCGAAACGGCCGACCTGATCGTGGCCGAAATGCAGCGGGGTGGCGGCCTGATCACGCACGAAGACCTGGCCTCCTACCGGGCCATCGAACGTCCCCCGGTCGTCGGCACCTACCGGGGGTATCGGATCATTTCGATGGGACCGCCCTCCTCCGGCGGAATCGGCCTGATTCAACTTCTCAACGCCGTCGAGCCCTACGACATTGCGGAGATGGGCTTCGGCAGCAGCGCCACCATCCACCTGATGGCCGAGG from Rhodothermus marinus carries:
- the ggt gene encoding gamma-glutamyltransferase; protein product: MVSARPEASEAGLEMLRRGGNAIDAAVATGFALAVVHPVAGNIGGGGFMVIRFADGRTTTIDFRETAPRAATRDMFLDENGQFVPERSQQGYLASGVPGSVAGLLMAHEKYGRLSRTEVLEPAIRLAEEGFRLTREQAARFNAFREAFSRYPSTRKYFVKDTPFREGELFVQKDLARTLRRIQQYGADDFYRGETADLIVAEMQRGGGLITHEDLASYRAIERPPVVGTYRGYRIISMGPPSSGGIGLIQLLNAVEPYDIAEMGFGSSATIHLMAEAMRRVYADRAQWLGDPDFVKIPVQGLLRKEYMRQRMADFNPYRADTSQRVTHGDPWAFESQETTHYSVVDDEGNAVSVTTTINGAYGSLVVVDGAGFFLNNEMDDFSAAPGVPNMFGLVGSEANAIAPGKRMLSSMTPTIVEDPEGRLFLVLGTPGGSTIITTVFQLVLNVIDHGMNIQQAVLAPRIHHQWLPDVLYYERRGLPRDVVENLKRRGWKVVERDGTSGRAHAIQVVYGPDELAPVPGVTRVYLAGVDPRGEGGAAGY